A part of Deltaproteobacteria bacterium genomic DNA contains:
- the rfaE1 gene encoding D-glycero-beta-D-manno-heptose-7-phosphate kinase: MRRYLSVRKGRALIDGFAGARVLIIGDLIMDHFIWGTVRRISPEAPVPVVDVTSESILLGGCANVVNNIHSLGGRCLVTGVIGRDDDGKRLVKALRERSIPTDGIFVDAGRPTTIKTRVIAHNQQVVRFDRENKKKISEGTCRKVLAYVKKTMKEVDVVVISDYSKGLVSAGLVEEVTALARDAGKIVAVDPKVEHFDYYRGVTLVTPNNDEASRASAVEIEDEESLLRAGTRLRERLGCRAVLITRGEHGMSLFDGDDVTHIPTVAKEVYDVSGAGDTVIGVMALALAAGAAMKEAAVLANFAAGVVVGKVGTATVSPDELAAALGAEFRRRRR, encoded by the coding sequence CATCATAGGCGACCTCATAATGGACCACTTCATATGGGGCACGGTGCGCCGCATCTCGCCCGAGGCGCCGGTGCCGGTCGTGGACGTCACCTCCGAGAGCATCCTGCTCGGCGGATGCGCCAACGTGGTCAACAACATCCACAGCCTCGGCGGACGCTGTCTCGTAACGGGCGTCATAGGCCGCGACGACGACGGAAAGAGGCTCGTAAAGGCCCTGCGCGAGCGCTCCATACCGACCGACGGCATCTTCGTCGACGCAGGACGCCCCACGACCATCAAGACCCGCGTCATAGCACACAACCAGCAGGTCGTGCGCTTCGACAGGGAGAACAAGAAAAAGATAAGCGAGGGCACCTGCCGGAAGGTCCTCGCCTACGTCAAAAAGACCATGAAAGAGGTGGACGTGGTCGTCATCTCCGACTACTCCAAGGGACTGGTAAGCGCCGGGCTCGTCGAGGAGGTGACGGCCCTCGCACGGGACGCCGGCAAGATCGTGGCCGTCGACCCCAAGGTGGAGCACTTCGACTACTACAGGGGCGTCACCCTCGTAACGCCCAACAACGACGAGGCCTCCAGGGCCTCGGCCGTCGAGATAGAGGACGAGGAGAGCCTGCTGCGGGCGGGGACGCGGCTGCGCGAGCGGCTCGGCTGCCGGGCCGTGCTCATAACGCGCGGCGAGCACGGCATGAGCCTCTTTGACGGCGATGACGTAACCCACATCCCCACCGTCGCCAAGGAGGTCTACGACGTGAGCGGCGCGGGCGACACGGTCATAGGCGTCATGGCCCTTGCCCTGGCCGCAGGGGCCGCCATGAAGGAGGCGGCCGTGCTCGCCAACTTCGCGGCCGGTGTGGTGGTGGGAAAGGTCGGCACCGCCACGGTGAGCCCCGACGAGCTCGCGGCGGCGCTGGGGGCGGAGTTCCGCAGGAGACGGCGCTGA
- a CDS encoding DUF4416 family protein: MSVITGERRLFAEVFAGLAGRFGPIEMMSPLFSFDHTDYYREEFGEGLLRRFISFERPVPPDELADLKLFTNGVEETYRRDDGRRRVNIDPGYLTLERLVLASCKNFTHRIYLGRGVYADLTLVYRDGEFRALEWTFPDYIDQRAFGFLHGVRRRYARKIGRGL; encoded by the coding sequence ATGAGTGTTATCACAGGCGAACGCCGCCTCTTCGCCGAGGTCTTCGCAGGCCTCGCAGGGCGCTTCGGACCCATCGAGATGATGAGCCCCCTCTTCTCCTTCGATCATACGGACTACTACAGGGAGGAGTTCGGCGAAGGACTGCTGCGAAGGTTCATAAGCTTCGAGAGACCCGTCCCGCCCGACGAGCTGGCCGATCTCAAGCTCTTTACAAACGGCGTGGAAGAGACGTACAGACGGGACGACGGCAGGCGCAGGGTCAACATCGACCCCGGCTACCTCACCCTCGAACGCCTCGTGCTCGCCTCGTGCAAGAATTTTACGCACAGGATATACCTGGGCCGCGGCGTCTACGCCGACCTGACCCTCGTTTACCGCGACGGCGAATTCAGGGCCCTCGAATGGACCTTCCCCGACTATATCGACCAGAGGGCCTTCGGCTTCCTCCACGGCGTGAGAAGACGCTACGCAAGAAAGATAGGCCGAGGCCTGTAA
- a CDS encoding YicC family protein, with amino-acid sequence MLKSMTGYGRAGFTLDGEGYVVEVKTLNHRYLDLKARLPERFFPLESRVREEVKRRFSRGHVTIQVRPSQGAGAAFSLNMPLVRAYLEAADRLRDELGIDGAVDVPFLLRIKEVLGAGEEGDSERDWRVFSEGLGRALDEVDAWRRREGGDLAVHIGAGIKRLDALMKEIERLAPESFEAHRKRLSDELARLVGENVDETRLIQEAALLAQKAAVDEEIARYRSHLNQFSRYMDSDEPVGKRLDFLCQEILREANTIASKSPDVRIVQAVVEIKSELEKLREQVQNIE; translated from the coding sequence ATGCTCAAGAGTATGACCGGATACGGCAGGGCCGGGTTCACCCTCGACGGCGAGGGTTACGTGGTGGAGGTGAAGACACTCAATCACCGCTACCTGGACCTGAAGGCGAGGCTGCCCGAGCGGTTTTTCCCGCTCGAAAGCCGGGTGCGCGAGGAGGTGAAGCGCCGCTTCTCGCGCGGTCACGTAACGATCCAGGTGCGGCCCTCCCAGGGCGCAGGCGCCGCCTTCTCGCTCAACATGCCCCTTGTGAGGGCCTACCTCGAGGCCGCCGACAGGCTGCGCGACGAGCTCGGCATCGACGGGGCCGTGGACGTGCCCTTTCTGCTCAGGATAAAGGAGGTGCTCGGCGCAGGCGAAGAGGGGGACAGCGAGCGCGACTGGCGGGTCTTCTCCGAGGGGCTGGGCCGCGCCCTCGACGAGGTCGACGCCTGGCGCAGGCGCGAGGGCGGCGACCTGGCCGTCCACATCGGCGCCGGCATCAAACGGCTCGACGCCCTCATGAAGGAGATCGAGAGGCTCGCCCCCGAGAGTTTCGAGGCCCACAGAAAACGCCTCTCCGACGAGCTCGCAAGGCTTGTGGGGGAAAACGTGGACGAGACGAGGCTCATACAGGAGGCGGCGCTCCTTGCCCAGAAGGCGGCCGTGGACGAGGAGATCGCCCGCTACAGGAGCCACCTGAACCAGTTCTCGCGCTACATGGATAGCGACGAGCCCGTGGGAAAACGCCTCGACTTCCTCTGCCAGGAGATATTGCGCGAGGCCAACACCATTGCCTCCAAGTCCCCGGACGTGAGGATCGTCCAGGCCGTGGTGGAGATAAAGAGCGAGCTCGAAAAACTGCGCGAACAGGTCCAGAATATCGAGTGA